The Bacillus sp. Marseille-Q1617 genome has a segment encoding these proteins:
- the rplP gene encoding 50S ribosomal protein L16 has protein sequence MLLPKRVKHRREHRGKMRGRAKGGQEVAFGEYGLQATEASWITNRQIESARIAMTRYMKRGGKVWIKIFPHKPYTAKPLEVRMGSGKGAPEGWVAVVKPGKIMFEVAGVSEEVAREALRLAAHKLPVKCKFVKREEIGGESNEN, from the coding sequence ATGTTATTACCTAAACGCGTTAAACATCGTCGCGAACACCGTGGTAAAATGCGTGGTCGTGCTAAAGGCGGTCAAGAAGTTGCGTTCGGTGAATACGGTTTACAAGCTACTGAAGCTTCTTGGATCACAAACCGTCAAATCGAATCTGCTCGTATCGCTATGACTCGTTACATGAAACGTGGCGGTAAAGTATGGATTAAAATCTTCCCTCACAAACCTTACACTGCTAAGCCTTTAGAAGTACGTATGGGTTCTGGTAAAGGGGCTCCTGAAGGTTGGGTAGCAGTAGTTAAGCCTGGAAAAATCATGTTTGAAGTAGCTGGTGTTTCTGAAGAGGTTGCTCGTGAAGCTCTTCGTCTTGCAGCACACAAACTTCCTGTAAAATGCAAGTTTGTAAAACGAGAAGAAATTGGTGGTGAATCAAATGAAAACTAA
- the rpsQ gene encoding 30S ribosomal protein S17 produces the protein MSDRNQRKVYTGRVVSDKMDKTVTVMVETYKKHSLYGKRVKYSKKFKTHDENNEAKVGDIVRIMETRPLSATKRFRLVEVVEKAVII, from the coding sequence ATGAGTGACCGCAACCAACGTAAGGTTTACACTGGCCGTGTTGTTTCCGACAAAATGGATAAAACAGTAACGGTTATGGTAGAAACTTATAAAAAGCATTCTCTATACGGCAAGCGCGTTAAGTACTCTAAGAAGTTTAAAACTCATGATGAGAACAACGAAGCAAAAGTAGGCGATATCGTACGTATCATGGAGACTCGTCCACTATCTGCTACGAAACGTTTCCGTTTAGTAGAAGTTGTTGAAAAAGCAGTTATTATCTAA
- the rplN gene encoding 50S ribosomal protein L14 produces MIQQESRLKVADNSGAREVLTIKVLGGSGRKTANIGDVIVCTVKQATPGGVVKKGDVVRAVVVRTKSGVRRQDGTYIKFDENACVIIRDDKGPRGTRIFGPVARELRDSNFMKIVSLAPEVL; encoded by the coding sequence ATGATTCAACAAGAATCACGTTTAAAAGTTGCTGACAACTCTGGTGCTCGTGAAGTATTAACGATTAAAGTTCTTGGTGGTTCTGGACGTAAGACCGCTAACATCGGTGATGTAATCGTATGTACAGTAAAACAAGCAACACCAGGTGGCGTTGTTAAAAAAGGTGACGTAGTTAGAGCAGTTGTCGTTCGTACTAAGTCTGGTGTACGCCGTCAAGACGGTACTTACATCAAATTCGATGAGAACGCATGTGTAATCATCCGTGACGACAAAGGACCACGTGGAACTCGTATCTTCGGACCTGTCGCTCGTGAATTACGTGACAGCAACTTTATGAAAATTGTATCTTTAGCTCCAGAAGTTCTTTAA
- the rpmC gene encoding 50S ribosomal protein L29, producing MKTNEIRDLTTAEIEQKVKTLKEELFNLRFQLATGQLENTARIREVRKGIARMKTVIREREIGVNNR from the coding sequence ATGAAAACTAATGAGATTCGTGACCTAACCACTGCTGAAATAGAACAAAAAGTAAAAACTCTGAAAGAAGAGTTATTTAACCTTCGCTTCCAACTTGCGACTGGCCAACTTGAAAACACAGCCCGCATCCGTGAAGTCCGCAAAGGGATCGCTCGTATGAAAACTGTAATCCGTGAAAGAGAGATCGGGGTTAACAATCGATAA